From one Felis catus isolate Fca126 chromosome E2, F.catus_Fca126_mat1.0, whole genome shotgun sequence genomic stretch:
- the GMFG gene encoding glia maturation factor gamma isoform X2, protein MSDSLVVCEVDPELKEKLRQFRFRKETDNAAIIMKVDKDRQMVVLEEEFQNISPEELKTELPERQPRFVVYSYKYVHEDGRVSYPLCFIFSSPVGCKPEQQMMYAGSKNRLVQTAELTKVFEIRTTEDLTEAWLQEKLSFFR, encoded by the exons ATG TCTGATTCCCTGGTGGTGTGCGAGGTGGACCCAGAGCTAAAGGAAAAGCTGAGGCAATTTCGCTTCCGAAAAGAGACGGACAACGCAGCCATAATAA TGAAGGTGGACAAAGACCGACAGATGGTGGTGCTGGAGGAAGAATTTcag aacatTTCTCCAGAGGAACTAAAAACAGAGCTGCCAGAGAGACAGCCGAG GTTCGTGGTTTACAGCTACAAGTATGTGCACGAGGACGGCCGAGTGTCCTACCCCTTGTGTTTCATCTTCTCCAGCCCCGTGG GCTGCAAGCCTGAACAACAAATGATGTATGCGGGGAGTAAAAACAGATTGGTGCAGACGGCGGAGCTCACGAAG GTGTTCGAAATCCGCACCACCGAAGACCTCACCGAGGCCTGGCTCCAAGAGAAGTTGTCTTTCTTTCGTTGA
- the GMFG gene encoding glia maturation factor gamma isoform X4, which yields MKVDKDRQMVVLEEEFQNISPEELKTELPERQPRFVVYSYKYVHEDGRVSYPLCFIFSSPVGCKPEQQMMYAGSKNRLVQTAELTKVFEIRTTEDLTEAWLQEKLSFFR from the exons A TGAAGGTGGACAAAGACCGACAGATGGTGGTGCTGGAGGAAGAATTTcag aacatTTCTCCAGAGGAACTAAAAACAGAGCTGCCAGAGAGACAGCCGAG GTTCGTGGTTTACAGCTACAAGTATGTGCACGAGGACGGCCGAGTGTCCTACCCCTTGTGTTTCATCTTCTCCAGCCCCGTGG GCTGCAAGCCTGAACAACAAATGATGTATGCGGGGAGTAAAAACAGATTGGTGCAGACGGCGGAGCTCACGAAG GTGTTCGAAATCCGCACCACCGAAGACCTCACCGAGGCCTGGCTCCAAGAGAAGTTGTCTTTCTTTCGTTGA
- the LRFN1 gene encoding leucine-rich repeat and fibronectin type III domain-containing protein 1, giving the protein MAPGPFSSALPSPPPAALPFLLLLWAGASRGQPCPGRCICQNVAPTLTMLCAKTGLLFVPPAIDRRVVELRLTDNFIAAVRRRDFANMTSLVHLTLSRNTIGQVAAGAFADLRALRALHLDSNRLAEVRGDQLHGLGNLRHLILGNNQIRRVESAAFDAFLSTVEDLDLSYNNLEALPWEAVGQMVNLNTLTLDHNLIDHIAEGTFVQLHKLVRLDMTSNRLHKLPPDGLFLRSQGSGPKPPTPLTVSFGGNPLHCNCELLWLRRLTREDDLETCATPEHLTDRYFWSIPEEEFLCEPPLITRQAGGRALVVEGQAVSLRCRAVGDPEPVVHWVAPDGRLLGNSSRTRVRGDGTLDVTITTLRDSGTFTCIASNAAGEATAPVEVCVVPLPLMAPPPAAPPPLTEPGSSDIATPGRPGANESAAERRLVAAELTSNSVLIRWPAQRPVPGIRMYQVQYNSSADDSLVYRMIPSTSQTFLVNDLAAGRAYDLCVLAVYDDGATALPATRVVGCVQFTTAGDPAPCRPLRAHFLGGTMIIAIGGVIVASVLVFIVLLMIRYKVYGDGDGRRVKGTSRSPPRVSHVCSQTNGAGASQAPPPPAQDRYEALREVTSPAAAALAVEAKATAAEMDSTEPEAVLGRSLGGSATSLCLLPSEEISGEESRATAGPRRSRSGALGPPASAPPTLALVPGGAPARPRPQQRYSFDGDYGALFQSHSYPRRARRTKRHRSTPHLDGAGGGAAGEDGDLGLGSARARLAFTSTEWMLESTV; this is encoded by the exons ATGGCTCCGGGCCCCTTCTCCTCGGCGCTCCCCTCGCCGCCACCTGCCGCCCTGCCCTTTCTGCTGCTGCTCTGGGCCGGGGCATCCCGTGGGCAGCCCTGCCCCGGCCGCTGCATCTGCCAGAACGTGGCGCCCACGCTGACCATGCTGTGCGCCAAGACCGGCTTGCTCTTCGTGCCGCCGGCCATCGACCGGCGCGTGGTGGAGCTGCGGCTCACTGACAACTTCATCGCGGCCGTCCGCCGCAGAGACTTCGCCAACATGACCAGCCTGGTGCACCTCACCCTGTCCCGTAACACCATCGGCCAGGTGGCCGCCGGCGCCTTCGCTGACCTCCGCGCCCTCCGCGCCCTGCACCTCGACAGCAACCGCCTGGCCGAGGTGCGTGGCGACCAGCTCCACGGCTTGGGCAACCTTCGCCACCTGATCCTCGGCAACAACCAGATCCGCCGGGTCGAGTCAGCTGCCTTCGACGCCTTCCTGTCCACCGTGGAGGACCTGGATCTGTCCTACAACAATCTCGAGGCCCTGCCGTGGGAGGCTGTGGGCCAGATGGTGAACCTGAACACCCTCACGCTGGACCACAATCTCATCGACCATATCGCTGAAGGTACCTTTGTGCAGCTGCACAAACTGGTTCGCCTGGACATGACCTCCAACCGCCTCCATAAACTGCCCCCCGATGGGCTCTTCCTGAGGTCCCAAGGTTCGGGGCCGAAGCCGCCCACGCCGCTCACGGTCAGCTTCGGCGGCAACCCTCTGCACTGCAATTGCGAGCTGTTGTGGCTGCGGCGGCTGACCCGAGAGGACGACCTGGAGACGTGCGCCACCCCGGAGCACCTCACCGACCGCTACTTCTGGTCCATTCCCGAGGAGGAGTTCTTGTGTGAACCCCCGCTGATTACACGGCAGGCGGGGGGCCGGGCCCTGGTGGTGGAGGGCCAGGCGGTCAGCCTGCGGTGCCGCGCTGTGGGTGACCCTGAGCCCGTGGTGCATTGGGTCGCACCCGATGGGCGGTTGCTGGGGAACTCGAGCCGGACCCGGGTTCGGGGGGATGGGACACTGGATGTAACCATCACCACCTTAAGGGACAGTGGCACCTTCACGTGCATCGCCTCCAACGCCGCTGGGGAAGCGACGGCCCCCGTGGAGGTGTGCGTGGTACCCCTGCCTCTGATGGCGCCCCCGCCggccgccccgccgcccctcACTGAGCCCGGCTCCTCAGACATCGCCACGCCCGGCCGACCCGGTGCCAACGAATCGGCCGCTGAGCGCCGGCTCGTGGCGGCCGAGCTCACCTCGAACTCGGTGCTCATCCGCTGGCCGGCCCAGAGGCCCGTGCCCGGCATCCGCATGTACCAGGTCCAGTACAACAGCTCCGCAGATGACTCCCTTGTCTACAG GATGATCCCATCCACCAGCCAGACCTTCCTGGTGAATGATCTGGCAGCAGGCCGCGCCTACGACCTGTGCGTGCTGGCAGTCTACGACGACGGGGCCACTGCACTGCCGGCCACGCGAGTGGTGGGCTGTGTGCAGTTTACCACTGCCGGGGATCCCGCGCCCTGCCGCCCACTGAGGGCCCATTTCTTGGGTGGCACCATGATCATCGCCATTGGGGGCGTCATCGTCGCCTCGGTCCTCGTCTTCATCGTTCTGCTCATGATCCGCTATAAGGTCTACGGCGACGGAGATGGCCGCCGCGTCAAGGGTACCTCCAGGTCGCCTCCGCGGGTCAGCCACGTGTGCTCGCAGACCAACGGCGCAGGCGCatcgcaggccccgcccccgccggcgcAAGACCGTTACGAGGCGCTGCGCGAGGTGACGTCCCCAGCTGCTGCCGCTTTGGCGGTCGAGGCGAAGGCCACCGCCGCCGAGATGGATTCCACCGAGCCAGAGGCCGTCCTTGGACGctccctgggcggctcagccacCTCGCTGTGCCTGCTGCCGTCTGAGGAAATCTCTGGGGAGGAGTCTCGGGCCACGGCGGGCCCTCGGAGGAGCCGTTCCGGGGCCCTGGGGCCGCCAGCTTCGGCGCCCCCCACTCTAGCTCTGGTTCCTGGGGGGGCCCCGGCCCGGCCGAGGCCGCAGCAGCGCTATTCGTTCGACGGGGACTACGGGGCACTCTTCCAGAGCCACAGTTACCCGCGCCGCGCCCGGCGGACAAAGCGCCACCGGTCCACGCCGCACCTGGACGGGGCCGGAGGGGGCGCGGCCGGGGAGGACGGAGACCTGGGGCTGGGCTCCGCCAGGGCACGCCTGGCCTTTACCAGCACCGAGTGGATGCTGGAGAGTACCGTCTGA